A stretch of the Aminipila terrae genome encodes the following:
- a CDS encoding efflux RND transporter periplasmic adaptor subunit gives MSKDTTKKFKKKWIIIPIVIFIIIAIACVLTQKFGKTEPTGYPVTAGKAEQTTLKEVVSIKGNVEGSEKAEIQSTQTAEVKAIYVHEGDKVAKGQLLALLDSGTLNEEYAKAKITAAEAKRKYDDAKLLYEQGALPQNDYLEAKATYESAVLSLDTYDFDKVNITSPISGTVTRVNVTVGSNANNTTDNKSMFVIEDLQHLQLKVKISEYDISKIKEGQQVSITADVLGNETASGVVSKIAPSGESKDSTGSTTTGEKVVPVDININNNDGKLIAGVSAKAEILINKKENALSVPVDAIFEDVNEGADYVFIIKNNKLKKIKVQTGIEGDFNTEIITDKIKAGDKVVLSPTYELKNGMEVTISDPNAM, from the coding sequence ATGTCAAAAGATACTACTAAGAAATTTAAGAAAAAATGGATTATCATTCCTATAGTAATTTTTATTATTATTGCTATTGCATGTGTTTTAACGCAAAAATTTGGAAAGACAGAACCTACGGGTTATCCGGTTACAGCTGGTAAAGCGGAGCAAACTACTTTGAAAGAAGTCGTTTCTATAAAGGGAAATGTAGAAGGTTCTGAGAAAGCAGAAATCCAGTCTACACAAACAGCAGAAGTTAAAGCTATTTATGTACATGAAGGCGACAAAGTAGCAAAAGGACAATTGCTGGCGTTACTGGATAGTGGCACATTAAATGAAGAGTATGCAAAGGCTAAAATAACGGCTGCTGAAGCAAAGCGAAAGTATGATGATGCCAAACTTTTATATGAGCAGGGAGCATTACCACAAAATGATTATCTGGAGGCAAAGGCAACCTATGAGTCAGCTGTGCTTTCCCTTGATACATATGATTTTGATAAAGTAAATATCACAAGTCCGATAAGTGGGACAGTAACAAGAGTAAATGTAACTGTTGGAAGTAATGCAAATAATACTACAGATAATAAATCAATGTTTGTAATTGAGGATTTGCAGCATTTGCAGTTAAAAGTAAAAATCAGTGAATATGACATAAGTAAAATAAAAGAGGGACAGCAGGTCTCTATAACTGCAGATGTGCTGGGAAATGAGACAGCTTCAGGAGTTGTATCAAAAATAGCACCTTCAGGTGAGAGTAAAGATAGTACGGGCTCCACTACAACTGGTGAAAAGGTTGTTCCTGTTGACATAAATATTAATAATAATGACGGTAAGCTAATCGCGGGAGTTAGTGCAAAAGCAGAAATATTAATCAATAAAAAGGAAAATGCATTATCCGTTCCAGTAGATGCCATCTTCGAAGATGTAAATGAAGGTGCAGATTATGTATTTATAATTAAAAATAATAAGCTTAAAAAAATAAAAGTACAAACTGGAATTGAAGGCGATTTTAATACAGAAATTATTACTGATAAGATAAAAGCTGGAGACAAAGTTGTACTGTCACCTACTTATGAACTGAAAAATGGAATGGAAGTTACTATTTCTGATCCAAATGCAATGTAG
- a CDS encoding ABC transporter ATP-binding protein, whose amino-acid sequence MSSEVISISNLVKTYKTGSIEVQALKEISLTIFKGEFVAIMGTSGSGKSTLMNIMGCLDRPTSGEYLLEGISISDKNDRELSYIRNKKIGFVFQSFNLISRTSALKNVELPMVYAKIGASARKKRAMELLESVGLGSRTAHMPNELSGGQKQRVAIARALTNNPQILLADEPTGALDSHSSIEIMELFTKLNRENGNTVIIVTHEPDVAEFTDRIVTFKDGQIISDKLTKNGEQMEKYKTSNSAPTKNEEVGTCC is encoded by the coding sequence ATGAGTAGCGAAGTAATCAGTATATCTAATCTGGTAAAAACATATAAGACTGGGAGCATAGAGGTTCAGGCATTAAAAGAAATTAGTCTCACTATTTTTAAGGGTGAGTTTGTAGCTATCATGGGAACTTCTGGATCAGGAAAATCCACACTAATGAACATCATGGGATGTTTAGACAGACCCACAAGTGGTGAATATTTGTTGGAAGGTATCTCAATAAGTGATAAAAATGATAGAGAATTGTCTTATATAAGAAATAAAAAAATAGGATTTGTTTTTCAATCATTTAATCTTATTTCTAGAACCAGTGCACTTAAGAATGTTGAACTTCCTATGGTTTATGCAAAAATAGGAGCTTCTGCCAGAAAAAAAAGAGCCATGGAGCTTTTAGAAAGTGTAGGCCTTGGATCAAGAACAGCGCATATGCCAAACGAATTATCAGGAGGTCAAAAACAGCGTGTAGCAATAGCCAGAGCATTGACTAACAATCCACAGATTCTTTTGGCAGATGAACCAACAGGGGCTTTAGATTCACATTCTTCTATTGAAATTATGGAACTTTTTACAAAACTAAACAGAGAAAATGGCAATACCGTTATTATAGTAACTCATGAGCCAGATGTGGCAGAATTTACTGACCGAATAGTAACTTTTAAAGATGGTCAGATAATAAGTGACAAATTGACTAAAAACGGTGAACAGATGGAAAAATATAAAACAAGTAATAGTGCTCCCACTAAAAACGAGGAGGTGGGAACATGCTGTTAA
- a CDS encoding DMT family transporter, whose protein sequence is MQWLFLGIAGIFEICWAISLKFSLGFTRILPSIVTVIGMILSFYFLSLALKTLPLGTAYAIWTGIGTVGTVILGILFFKEPVDLVRFVCIGLIITGIVGLKLVSPH, encoded by the coding sequence ATGCAATGGTTATTTTTAGGTATAGCAGGAATTTTTGAAATATGCTGGGCTATAAGTTTAAAGTTCTCCCTGGGCTTCACCAGGATACTTCCAAGTATTGTAACTGTGATCGGAATGATATTGAGTTTTTATTTTTTATCATTGGCGTTAAAAACCCTGCCATTGGGTACCGCTTACGCTATTTGGACTGGCATCGGTACAGTTGGAACTGTCATTTTAGGCATACTATTCTTTAAAGAACCTGTGGATTTAGTCCGTTTTGTTTGTATCGGTCTTATAATCACCGGAATTGTGGGGCTAAAGCTAGTATCTCCCCATTAA
- a CDS encoding GntR family transcriptional regulator — protein sequence METTIPTYIRIMQSIRQEIVSGVLVPNQKMDSIKELSKKYVANPNTVQRALANLEEEGLVRSNRTAGKYVTDNELLIKSIRCKEARKVTEEFITNLERLGIHPDELVRLFSEPELSKAMGTA from the coding sequence ATGGAAACAACAATACCTACTTACATAAGAATAATGCAATCAATAAGACAGGAAATTGTTTCAGGAGTTTTAGTACCTAATCAGAAAATGGATTCTATTAAGGAACTGTCTAAAAAATATGTAGCAAATCCCAATACTGTTCAGAGAGCGTTAGCCAACTTAGAGGAAGAAGGATTAGTAAGATCTAACAGAACTGCTGGTAAGTATGTTACAGATAACGAATTGCTTATAAAAAGTATTCGTTGTAAGGAAGCCAGAAAAGTAACAGAAGAGTTTATTACAAACCTGGAACGACTGGGTATTCATCCAGACGAATTAGTGCGGCTTTTTTCTGAGCCGGAGTTGTCTAAGGCAATGGGAACCGCATAA
- a CDS encoding GntR family transcriptional regulator: protein MTNKAEAQFNESMPIYLQLMERIKHDIISGLLEPGAKIDSVRDLAARFSVNPNTMQKALSELEREELLHAERTAGRFVTRNKLLIESIRYKEARSITEGFIKRMKSLGYSEEEIIEFLPYTFKEEE from the coding sequence TTGACAAACAAGGCAGAGGCACAGTTCAATGAGAGCATGCCAATTTATCTGCAATTAATGGAAAGAATAAAACATGACATCATTTCCGGATTATTGGAACCAGGGGCCAAAATTGATTCAGTAAGAGACCTGGCCGCAAGGTTTAGTGTAAATCCAAATACAATGCAAAAAGCATTATCTGAACTTGAGCGGGAAGAACTGCTTCATGCAGAGAGAACGGCAGGCAGATTTGTAACAAGGAATAAGCTTCTTATTGAGAGTATTCGATATAAAGAAGCCAGAAGTATTACTGAGGGCTTTATAAAACGGATGAAAAGTCTTGGGTATTCAGAAGAAGAAATAATTGAGTTTTTACCTTATACTTTTAAGGAAGAAGAATAA
- a CDS encoding DUF362 domain-containing protein has product MEKSKVVLLTCKDYEEESVNKAIEDGINLLGGIELLFKREEKILLKPNLLAKASPEKAVTTHPAVFKAVGKLLKEHGYDNLYYGDSPGNPIGGVERVAAGCGIKKPAEELNIIPADFNKGTKVEFKEGITEQSFIISNGILECDGIINICKMKTHQLERITGAAKNMFGAVYGLNKGAFHAKFTDADSFARMIADLNNFIKPRLHIMDGVIAMEGNGPQSGTPVEMGLILMSKDPIALDTVFCNLINLKPELVPTNRFGYEYGVGTMKNDDIEIDTVQGCLTMEDAVRKYGNEKYNVYRGTDRKTQIKLLQPIQPLLQKKPYIIKDKCVKCGICVDSCPVDKKAITLESYPQYNYKLCIRCYCCQEMCPQKAIDVKAPFLARIMDRNWKL; this is encoded by the coding sequence ATGGAAAAAAGTAAAGTAGTACTACTTACCTGCAAAGATTATGAGGAAGAAAGTGTAAATAAAGCCATAGAGGATGGCATAAATCTGCTTGGGGGAATAGAACTTTTATTTAAGAGAGAAGAAAAGATTCTGCTTAAGCCCAATCTGCTGGCTAAAGCATCCCCTGAAAAGGCAGTAACCACACACCCTGCAGTATTTAAAGCTGTAGGAAAGCTTTTGAAGGAGCATGGCTATGACAACTTATATTATGGGGATTCACCAGGGAACCCTATAGGAGGAGTTGAAAGAGTTGCTGCAGGCTGTGGCATAAAGAAACCTGCGGAAGAATTAAATATAATTCCTGCAGATTTTAATAAAGGTACAAAGGTGGAATTTAAGGAAGGCATAACAGAACAGAGTTTTATCATCAGCAATGGTATTTTAGAATGTGATGGTATTATAAATATTTGCAAAATGAAGACACACCAGCTGGAGAGAATCACCGGAGCGGCAAAGAATATGTTTGGAGCTGTGTATGGATTGAATAAGGGAGCATTTCATGCAAAATTCACTGATGCAGACAGTTTTGCAAGAATGATTGCTGATTTGAATAATTTTATAAAGCCACGCCTGCATATTATGGATGGTGTTATAGCCATGGAGGGAAATGGTCCACAATCAGGAACACCTGTTGAGATGGGATTAATACTTATGTCCAAAGATCCTATAGCTCTTGATACGGTTTTCTGTAACCTGATAAATCTGAAACCTGAACTGGTACCTACTAACCGATTTGGATATGAGTATGGTGTAGGAACAATGAAGAATGATGACATAGAAATTGATACGGTGCAAGGGTGCCTAACCATGGAGGATGCTGTTAGAAAGTATGGGAATGAAAAATATAATGTGTACAGGGGAACAGACAGAAAAACTCAGATTAAATTATTGCAGCCCATACAGCCCCTACTGCAGAAAAAACCATATATAATTAAAGATAAATGTGTAAAATGCGGAATATGTGTTGACAGCTGCCCTGTGGATAAAAAAGCAATAACTTTAGAAAGTTATCCACAATATAATTACAAATTGTGCATAAGATGCTATTGCTGCCAGGAAATGTGTCCCCAGAAAGCCATAGATGTAAAAGCACCTTTCCTTGCAAGAATAATGGATAGAAATTGGAAATTATAG
- a CDS encoding DNA alkylation repair protein — translation MNREQVRKLLEQQAEENYKAFNDKLIPGVKNAIGVRMGPLKELAKSMAKENYNEYFEELDRAPLDEIYYEEVMLQGLTIGFIKVSAEERLKYIRLFVPKVDNWAVCDSFSAGLKFTKKEPELLWEFIQSYLTDSREFYIRFGVVMLMDYFIDQEHIKRDLTILENISHEGYYVKMAVAWAISVCFVKYPDMTREFL, via the coding sequence ATGAACCGTGAACAAGTAAGAAAGTTATTAGAGCAGCAGGCTGAAGAAAATTATAAAGCGTTTAATGATAAACTTATACCAGGGGTTAAAAATGCTATCGGAGTCAGGATGGGACCATTAAAAGAACTGGCAAAGTCAATGGCAAAAGAAAATTATAATGAGTATTTTGAAGAACTTGACAGGGCTCCTTTGGATGAGATTTACTATGAAGAAGTAATGCTCCAGGGACTGACAATAGGATTTATTAAAGTGTCTGCTGAAGAAAGATTAAAATATATAAGATTATTTGTACCAAAGGTTGACAACTGGGCAGTCTGTGATTCCTTTAGTGCTGGTTTAAAATTTACAAAAAAAGAGCCAGAGCTTCTGTGGGAATTTATTCAGTCCTATTTAACGGACTCACGGGAATTTTATATACGATTTGGGGTAGTCATGTTGATGGATTACTTTATTGATCAAGAACATATTAAAAGAGACCTTACAATATTGGAAAATATCAGTCATGAGGGGTATTATGTAAAAATGGCAGTTGCGTGGGCAATATCTGTGTGTTTCGTAAAATATCCGGATATGACAAGAGAATTTTTGTGA
- a CDS encoding ABC transporter permease, with protein sequence MLLIENIKLALSAIRVNKMRSFLTMLGIIIGISSVIAITSIGDSAKGAVSKEFEGYSANMYIMINWEMADDGIENNDLFYKEDLDALKERFPDQIKYVVPSSGSSSDTKIGRLKGKFDMTGVDANYFNYDVKNKIIYGRTINKSDVEGKKDVVVIDDKAAKFFFNKEDVVGKTIPVTLLGDNVDLTIVGVYKQEKSVFAGLDHSTSYTCYVPYTIAMYSDEGTQYINIYANEKMDQTKQAESFVEYLTKIKNEPKGFYRYETAESQLGMINNVLGILSIAIGAIAAISLLVGGIGIMNIMLVSVTERTREIGIRKSLGAQTNDILTQFLIEAMILSVIGGMIGTGIGIGIAAIGMTIAGVGVVINPMAILVAVTFSAVVGIFFGIFPARKAAKLDPIEALRYE encoded by the coding sequence ATGCTGTTAATTGAAAACATTAAGCTGGCTTTGTCTGCTATCAGAGTCAACAAAATGCGATCCTTTTTAACCATGCTTGGCATTATTATCGGTATCAGTTCTGTAATCGCTATAACTTCTATCGGTGACAGTGCTAAAGGTGCCGTAAGCAAAGAATTTGAAGGCTACAGCGCAAATATGTATATCATGATAAATTGGGAGATGGCAGATGATGGGATAGAGAACAATGATCTTTTTTATAAGGAAGATCTTGATGCACTAAAAGAAAGATTTCCGGACCAGATTAAATATGTTGTACCATCGTCAGGATCCTCCAGTGATACAAAAATAGGCAGATTAAAAGGCAAATTTGATATGACAGGGGTGGACGCAAATTATTTTAATTATGATGTAAAGAATAAAATAATTTACGGCAGAACTATTAATAAAAGTGATGTAGAGGGAAAAAAAGATGTAGTTGTAATTGACGATAAGGCGGCAAAGTTTTTCTTTAATAAAGAAGATGTAGTGGGTAAAACAATTCCTGTAACTCTACTAGGAGATAATGTAGACTTAACCATTGTTGGTGTTTATAAACAGGAAAAGTCTGTGTTCGCGGGTTTAGACCATTCTACCAGTTACACTTGCTACGTGCCATATACAATAGCAATGTATTCAGATGAAGGGACACAGTATATTAATATTTATGCCAATGAAAAAATGGATCAGACAAAACAGGCAGAATCTTTTGTGGAGTATTTAACAAAGATAAAAAATGAACCAAAGGGATTCTACCGATATGAAACTGCAGAATCACAGTTGGGAATGATAAATAATGTTCTTGGGATATTATCTATAGCTATAGGTGCGATTGCTGCCATATCGCTTTTAGTAGGTGGTATCGGAATTATGAACATCATGTTAGTATCAGTAACAGAAAGAACAAGAGAAATTGGTATACGTAAATCTCTTGGGGCACAAACAAATGATATACTAACACAGTTTCTAATAGAGGCCATGATTCTATCTGTTATAGGAGGAATGATTGGAACTGGTATTGGGATAGGTATAGCAGCAATAGGTATGACTATAGCCGGAGTAGGTGTAGTCATAAATCCTATGGCCATTCTGGTAGCCGTAACCTTCTCTGCAGTCGTTGGAATTTTCTTTGGAATATTCCCTGCAAGAAAAGCAGCAAAGCTGGATCCAATCGAAGCCTTACGATACGAATAA
- a CDS encoding ribonuclease H family protein, whose amino-acid sequence MMILKIYTDGACSGNQNDNNIGGWGCVLEYGEHQKELFGGQADTTNNRMEMTALIEALSAVKKQNQTIEVFSDSSYLMNCFREKWYEGWLKNNWITSGKKPVENRDLWENLLALVDGHNISFYRVKGHVNLNSKTTNFDALYEKFIQMNGNQFSFEDFKYITQMNNKADALANKGINMIRDAL is encoded by the coding sequence ATGATGATTTTAAAGATTTATACGGATGGAGCCTGTTCTGGGAACCAGAATGATAATAACATCGGAGGATGGGGTTGTGTTTTAGAATATGGGGAACATCAGAAGGAACTTTTCGGGGGACAGGCAGATACCACCAATAACCGCATGGAAATGACAGCTCTTATTGAAGCTCTTTCAGCTGTAAAAAAGCAGAATCAAACCATTGAAGTATTTTCTGACAGCTCTTATTTAATGAATTGCTTCAGAGAAAAATGGTATGAAGGCTGGCTAAAAAACAATTGGATTACTTCAGGTAAAAAACCTGTTGAAAACCGCGATTTATGGGAAAATCTCCTTGCTCTTGTAGATGGGCATAACATTTCATTCTACAGAGTAAAGGGGCATGTCAATTTGAATAGTAAAACTACAAATTTTGATGCCCTTTACGAAAAATTTATTCAGATGAACGGTAATCAGTTCTCTTTTGAAGATTTTAAATACATTACACAGATGAACAACAAAGCCGATGCTCTTGCAAACAAAGGAATTAACATGATTAGAGATGCCTTGTGA
- a CDS encoding SprT-like domain-containing protein, producing METEYINDLYKNVLEEAKKLKLPVSDKIKSDITINRRARSRFGCCKKIRKGLRESFEIELSYRLLGCQEKFIKQTLAHEILHTCPGCDNHGALWKKYADTMNETYGYRIKRTDTAEQLGIKEDGKLKRQPLKENYVLVCKKCGIRISRTRMSNVIKNPSNYRCKCGGNLERIR from the coding sequence ATGGAAACAGAGTATATAAATGATTTATATAAAAATGTACTGGAAGAAGCAAAAAAATTGAAACTGCCAGTTTCAGATAAAATAAAAAGTGATATTACTATAAATAGAAGAGCAAGAAGTAGGTTCGGCTGTTGTAAAAAAATCAGAAAAGGCTTAAGGGAATCTTTTGAAATAGAATTATCATACAGACTGCTTGGATGTCAGGAGAAGTTTATAAAGCAGACATTAGCCCATGAAATTCTGCATACCTGCCCAGGCTGCGATAATCATGGAGCCCTGTGGAAAAAATATGCAGATACAATGAATGAAACTTATGGTTACCGTATAAAACGGACAGACACAGCGGAGCAGCTGGGGATAAAAGAAGATGGTAAACTAAAAAGGCAGCCTTTAAAAGAAAATTATGTTCTGGTCTGTAAAAAATGTGGAATAAGAATTTCAAGAACCAGAATGTCTAATGTAATCAAGAATCCATCAAATTACAGATGTAAGTGTGGAGGGAATCTGGAAAGGATCAGGTAG
- a CDS encoding DUF1294 domain-containing protein, whose amino-acid sequence MKYAIALYVIWNIITFSMMGIDKYKAKNNKWRISEATLLITAIFMGGIGSLTGSKFFRHKTQKIKFKILLPFSVLLNLSVIVYIYYRITMIH is encoded by the coding sequence ATGAAGTACGCCATAGCATTATATGTAATTTGGAACATTATTACCTTTAGCATGATGGGTATAGATAAATACAAGGCAAAAAATAATAAATGGAGAATCAGTGAAGCAACTCTTTTAATAACTGCCATATTTATGGGAGGGATTGGAAGTTTAACAGGTTCTAAGTTCTTTAGACATAAGACACAAAAAATAAAGTTTAAAATATTATTACCATTCTCAGTACTACTAAACCTTAGTGTTATAGTATACATATACTATAGAATTACAATGATTCATTAA
- a CDS encoding aminotransferase class V-fold PLP-dependent enzyme, which produces MIYLDNGATSFPKPKAMLESMYKCMAEYCGNPGRSGHYMSMKTGEEVYKTRKSVAKLFNIANPGRIIFTINTTGALNQGIQGLLRAGDHVITTSMEHNSVLRPLKMLETRGVEHTIVKCDRTGTLNLRDIKAAIKENTCMIICTHASNVTGTIMPIGEIGELAHRNNLLFMVDGAQSGGCIPINVVDMNIDLLALPGHKGLLGPMGTGLLYVRDGIELDPLLLGGTGTSSKDRNQPREMPEGYESGTVNAPGIVGLGTSVEILLNMGINAIHDYEETLTQMLDEALRNMKNVTVYGVEDCKKKAGIVTFNVKGKSCEQVADELSEMYGIAGRAGFHCAGLAHKTIGTWETGALRLSVGPFNTKPQIKTAIEAVNKITRHL; this is translated from the coding sequence ATGATTTATTTGGATAATGGTGCAACGTCTTTTCCCAAACCGAAAGCTATGCTGGAAAGCATGTATAAATGCATGGCTGAATATTGTGGAAATCCCGGACGCTCAGGGCATTATATGTCCATGAAAACCGGGGAAGAAGTGTATAAGACAAGAAAAAGTGTGGCAAAATTATTTAATATTGCCAATCCTGGAAGAATTATTTTTACCATAAATACAACAGGAGCTTTAAACCAGGGCATTCAGGGACTATTAAGGGCAGGTGACCATGTAATAACTACCTCCATGGAACATAACTCTGTTCTCAGACCTTTGAAAATGCTGGAAACAAGGGGAGTAGAGCACACTATTGTAAAATGTGACAGAACTGGTACTTTAAATCTAAGAGATATAAAAGCAGCCATAAAAGAAAATACATGCATGATTATCTGTACCCATGCATCAAACGTTACAGGAACAATCATGCCTATAGGAGAAATTGGGGAGCTGGCACATAGAAATAATCTTTTATTCATGGTAGATGGCGCGCAGTCGGGAGGGTGTATCCCAATTAACGTGGTGGATATGAATATTGACCTCCTGGCACTACCCGGTCATAAAGGTTTACTGGGACCAATGGGTACGGGGTTACTTTATGTGAGAGATGGAATAGAGTTGGATCCTCTTTTGCTTGGTGGCACGGGGACTTCCTCTAAAGACAGAAACCAGCCAAGAGAAATGCCGGAAGGGTATGAGTCAGGAACTGTAAATGCTCCAGGTATTGTAGGTTTAGGAACGTCTGTAGAGATTTTATTAAATATGGGGATAAATGCAATTCATGATTATGAGGAAACCCTTACACAGATGCTCGATGAAGCTCTGAGGAATATGAAAAATGTTACCGTGTATGGGGTGGAAGACTGCAAGAAAAAAGCAGGCATAGTTACTTTCAATGTAAAAGGAAAAAGTTGCGAGCAGGTAGCAGATGAGCTTAGTGAAATGTATGGAATAGCAGGAAGAGCCGGTTTTCACTGTGCAGGGCTTGCCCATAAAACTATAGGAACCTGGGAGACTGGGGCGCTTAGGCTGAGTGTGGGTCCGTTTAACACAAAACCGCAAATAAAAACTGCCATTGAGGCAGTTAATAAAATCACAAGGCATCTCTAA